The Natronoarchaeum philippinense genome includes the window GGTCGGCGATGGGCCGGCCGACGGCGAGGAGCGCGACGACGACCTCGCGGAAAAGCTCTCGGAACTGGATCTGAGCGACGAAGTCCTCGAAGAGGTGTTCGACGAGGAGTGGCTCGACGCACAGGAGGGCGACGGCGAGACGGCGTCGTTCCCCGAGACGCCCGAGAAGGACGTGATCGCCTTCCTCCGCGAGCACGGCAAGCAGTACGACGCCGAGGCCGGGAAGGCAACCGAGTTCGAGCCGTGGCAGCGCGACATCTTGGAGATGCTTCGCGCGGAATCGTACTACTTCGCCGCCCAGAAGATGACGAAGGTGATGAACGAGGGATGGGCGGCCTACTGGGAGTCGATGATGATGGGCGAGGAGGCCTTCGCGGGTGCCGACGAGTTCCTCAGCTACGCCGACCATCAGGCGCGCGTACTGGGGTCGCCCGGGCTGAACCCCTACAAGCTCGGCAAGGAGCTCTGGGAGTACGTCGAGAACACGACCAACCGGCGGGAAGTGTTCGACAAGCTGCTGCGCGTCGAGGGAATCTCGTGGCGCAACGTCGCCGACACGGTCGACTTCGACGCCGTGCTGGAGCAGCTAGAGCCACCGACCGCGCTCGATTCGATCACGAGCGACTCGCTCGACGCCGTCGCCGAACTCCCCGACGAGTACGTCGACCGCAATGCGTTAGACCGGGCGCGCGAGCGCGAGATCGACGTGGATCGGTACCCTTGGAAGGTGCTGACCTACGAGGGGCTGGCGCGGCGTCACTACTCGCTGACCAAGCGCCAAAATCGTGGCTTCCTCAAGCGCGTCAGCCAGTCCGAACTCGAACGGATCGGCCGATACCTGTTCGACGACGCGATCTACGACTCGGTCGAAGAAGCGCTGGCGGATGTCGATCACGCGGCGGGCTGGGATCGGATGCGCGGAATCCGCGAGAGTCACAACGACGTGACGTTCCTCGACGAGTTCCTCACGCAGGAGTTCGTCGACGAGAACGAGTACTTCACCTACGAGTACTCTCAGGCCGCCGGCCAGAACCGCGTCGCCAGCACGGACTACGAGGACGTCAAAAAGAAGCTCCTCCTCCAGTTCACCAACTTCGGGAAGCCGACGATCGTCGTGCAGGACGGCAACTACAACAACCGCAACGAGCTGTTGCTGGCCCACCGGTACAACGGCGTCATGCTCGACATCGAGCAGGCAAAGCGGACGCTCGAACGCGTCTTCGACCTGTGGGGGCGCCCGGTCAACCTGCTGACGATCGTCAAGACCGTCGACGAGCACGACATCGAGGTCGCAAAGCGTCGGAACCGCGAACCGGATCCCGACGAGCAGGGCTTGCTGATCCGGTACGACGGCGCCTCCTTCGAGGAGCGCGACATCCCGTGGGAGGAAGTCGAGGACATCGCCGCCAGCGACATCGACTACGACACCAAGCCCGACGACTGGCTGGCCTGAGCCGCGGCGCCGTCGGTCCCGGTGACCATTTTTACTCGCGGGTCGAGACGACGCCTATGGCGAGTTCGACGACGTTCTCCGTCCGGACCGGCGACCGTACCGACACCGTCGACGTGACCGACCGCGTCGCAGCCGCGGTACCAGACTCCACCGAAACCGGCGTCTGTACCGTGTTCGTCCGCCACACCACGGCGGGCATCTGCATCAACGAGAACGAGTCGCGGCTTCGCGCCGACACCGAGGACTTTCTGCGCGATCTGGTCCCCGACGAGGGCCACCGCCACGATCAACTCGACGGCAACGCGGATTCACACCTGCGTGCGACGTTGATCGGCGCGAGCGAGTCGGTTCCGATCGAGGACGGAGACCTCGCGCTCGGGCGCTGGCAGTCCGTCTTGCTGCTGGAGTTCGACGGCCCGCGGACGCGGGAAGTGACGGTGACCGTCGTCGGCGAGTGAGCGGCGGCGTCCGGCGGCGACGGGCGCTGCGGGACAGCGGGCGGCTGGACGCCGCCGTGTCGCCGGTCGTGGACGCCGATCGGTCACCGAACGAGGACGCTGTCCGAGCAGCGAACGAGGACGCCGCCGTTCCATCGGACGATGACGCCGCGGCGTCGTCGCGCGAAGCCGGCAACGACTTGGGCGCGATCAGTCGCTGCAGCGTGTCGCTGCCGACGGTCGAAAGCACCAGCGGGACGCTGCGGGCGTCGACGGCGAGCCAGCCGAGCAACAAGAGCGCGCCGGCTGCCAAGAGCGCGCGATCGCGGGTCGGCGTCACGACGCCACCGAGAGGATCACCGACGCGTTCCAGCCGACGACGGTGACGCCGATCAGACAGAGGCCGGCCGGCACCGCGGCGGCGTACGGCGACGGGAGCCGCCACGCGACGAGCGCGAACGCCGCCATCGTCGCTGCCTTCCAGAGGCTCAGCACCACGACGACGGCGAGAAAGCCCGGCGACAGTTCGATCAGCGCTGCCGGAATCGGGTTGCTCTCGGTCGCACCCAGTTGGAGGCCGACCAGCGTCGAGGCGAGGTCGCCGACGCCGTAGACTGCGACCGCCAGCACCCACAGCGAGCCGGCGCTAGCGAGTCGGCGGGGAAGCGCGGAGGCGGTGGCGCCGAGGAAGGCATCGCTACCCGTCGCCACGGCGATCACCCCGAACGTGACGGCTGGGCGTCCCTGCGCGGTCGGCGTCGGCAGTGAGCACTGGAAGCATAGGTTCGCGCGACCCCACGACGGTCGCTACGTGCGGCTCACGGCCGAGCCCCTGATTGCTATACTTGCGCTACCGTTCGAAGGCGGCGGTTACCGCCGCCAGCGACCGGGAACTCCGCTTTAGGACTACCCCGACCCGAACGGGACGGCGCCGCTGCGGTCGGTGACGATGCCGTCGACGCCGAGGCGAAGCAGCGCTCGGCCGAGCAGTGGATTGTCGACCGTCCACGCGTTGACGCCGAAAGAGCCGTGAGCTACGGCATCACGTAACGCGTGGCACTGCCCCACAGATTCAACTGCTTCGGACGCGCAGGGAACGGTATGTCCGTGAGTTTCGACTTCGATGGACGCGTCGCCGTCGTTACGGGCGCCTGCGGGGCGCTCGGAAGTGCCGTCGTCGAGCGGTTCCACGCCGCCGGCGCGACCGTCGCCGCGGTCGATGTCGTCTCGCCCGACGACGAGGACGCGCTGCTCGACATCGAAGCGGGGATCGAGTACTACCAGATCGACCTGACCGACGAAGCAGATGTCGAGCGGGGGATCGGCGAGATCGCCGACGACCACGGCGGAATCGACTACTTGGCGAACGTCGCCGGCACGTGGCGCGGCGGCCAGCCGATCGAGGAGACGCCGGTCGACGAGTTCGACATGCTGTTCGATGTCAATCTCAAAACGGCGTTTCTGGCGAGCAAGCACGCGCTCCCACATCTCCGCGACGGCGCGGGTGCGATCGTCAGCATCAGCTCCCGGTCGTCGCTGTCGGGCGGCGAGGGCGACGGGCCCTACCGCGCTTCGAAGGCGGGCGTGCGCCTGCTGACCGAGACGCTGGCCGAGGAGAACAGCGGCGACGTGCGGGCCAACGCCGTCATGCCGAGCGTGATCGACACGCCGGCCAACCGCGAGATGATGCCCGACGCCGATCACGACTCGTGGGTCGATCCGGCCGACATCGCCGGCGTCATCGCCTTCCTCTGTAGCGACGGCGCCAGTCCGACCAGCGGCGCCGCCGTGCCGGTGTACGGCGAGGCGTGACTGCCGCCGCGGTGCTCACAATAAACAAATAATTTATATTTAT containing:
- a CDS encoding SpoVR family protein; the protein is MSFDRYEARREASKLQEPVDEARLLAEKLGLSPYPVNYWIVDYDEMNELIAYGGFQHRYPHWRWGMQYDRQQKQGQYGGGKAFEIVNNDNPSHAFLQESNDLADQKAVITHVEAHADFFANNEWFGLFTDARGDDAVDAAAMLERHGRSIREYMSDPDVDRAAVERWIDNVLTLEDTIDQHQPFSASHLVGDGPADGEERDDDLAEKLSELDLSDEVLEEVFDEEWLDAQEGDGETASFPETPEKDVIAFLREHGKQYDAEAGKATEFEPWQRDILEMLRAESYYFAAQKMTKVMNEGWAAYWESMMMGEEAFAGADEFLSYADHQARVLGSPGLNPYKLGKELWEYVENTTNRREVFDKLLRVEGISWRNVADTVDFDAVLEQLEPPTALDSITSDSLDAVAELPDEYVDRNALDRAREREIDVDRYPWKVLTYEGLARRHYSLTKRQNRGFLKRVSQSELERIGRYLFDDAIYDSVEEALADVDHAAGWDRMRGIRESHNDVTFLDEFLTQEFVDENEYFTYEYSQAAGQNRVASTDYEDVKKKLLLQFTNFGKPTIVVQDGNYNNRNELLLAHRYNGVMLDIEQAKRTLERVFDLWGRPVNLLTIVKTVDEHDIEVAKRRNREPDPDEQGLLIRYDGASFEERDIPWEEVEDIAASDIDYDTKPDDWLA
- a CDS encoding glycerophosphodiester phosphodiesterase family protein: MGQCHALRDAVAHGSFGVNAWTVDNPLLGRALLRLGVDGIVTDRSGAVPFGSG
- a CDS encoding secondary thiamine-phosphate synthase enzyme YjbQ, producing the protein MASSTTFSVRTGDRTDTVDVTDRVAAAVPDSTETGVCTVFVRHTTAGICINENESRLRADTEDFLRDLVPDEGHRHDQLDGNADSHLRATLIGASESVPIEDGDLALGRWQSVLLLEFDGPRTREVTVTVVGE
- a CDS encoding DUF5658 family protein codes for the protein MATGSDAFLGATASALPRRLASAGSLWVLAVAVYGVGDLASTLVGLQLGATESNPIPAALIELSPGFLAVVVVLSLWKAATMAAFALVAWRLPSPYAAAVPAGLCLIGVTVVGWNASVILSVAS
- a CDS encoding SDR family oxidoreductase; its protein translation is MSVSFDFDGRVAVVTGACGALGSAVVERFHAAGATVAAVDVVSPDDEDALLDIEAGIEYYQIDLTDEADVERGIGEIADDHGGIDYLANVAGTWRGGQPIEETPVDEFDMLFDVNLKTAFLASKHALPHLRDGAGAIVSISSRSSLSGGEGDGPYRASKAGVRLLTETLAEENSGDVRANAVMPSVIDTPANREMMPDADHDSWVDPADIAGVIAFLCSDGASPTSGAAVPVYGEA